One stretch of Aquimarina sp. Aq107 DNA includes these proteins:
- a CDS encoding NADP-dependent oxidoreductase, with product MSKKSPFKKVNEFRNKQWVYTKRPEKLVDQRHYTLEENVISISDVKLGKALLKSVYFSIDPYMRIQQSKHNTWEEPYPLNTVQGGAVVAQIVAINDNSSSLKKGDWVLSYTGWQEYAITEISSLRLLDPIDVSVTTALGVLGMPARIAYFGLLEAGLPKKGETIVVSGASGAVGQIVVQIAKIKGCKVIGIAGSDEKTKFLKKTIGVDEVINYKNHSSAKEMSQELKRVSPEGIDIYYDNVGGYITDAVFEHININARIVICGQISQYSGGLDTPEMGPRFLHKILYKRATITGVLARDYNNRMEELLLEMTPWVQNGLIQYQETIIQGFEKLPEALNMLFLGKNKGKLIVKI from the coding sequence TTGTCAAAAAAATCACCTTTTAAGAAAGTGAACGAATTTCGAAATAAACAGTGGGTTTATACCAAAAGACCTGAAAAACTGGTTGATCAACGTCATTATACATTAGAAGAAAATGTAATCTCTATTTCAGATGTAAAACTAGGAAAAGCCTTACTAAAGTCTGTATATTTTAGCATAGATCCATATATGCGGATCCAACAATCTAAACATAATACCTGGGAAGAGCCATATCCATTAAATACTGTTCAAGGCGGAGCGGTTGTTGCTCAAATAGTGGCCATTAATGATAATAGTTCCTCTTTAAAAAAGGGAGATTGGGTATTATCGTATACTGGTTGGCAGGAATATGCTATTACCGAAATTAGTAGTCTTCGTTTATTAGATCCTATTGATGTTTCTGTTACAACAGCTTTAGGTGTTTTAGGTATGCCTGCTCGTATTGCTTATTTTGGTCTTCTTGAAGCTGGTTTACCGAAGAAAGGCGAAACTATTGTTGTCTCTGGTGCTTCTGGAGCGGTCGGACAAATTGTAGTACAAATTGCCAAAATAAAAGGTTGTAAAGTTATCGGTATCGCAGGATCTGATGAAAAAACAAAATTTCTCAAAAAAACGATTGGCGTAGACGAAGTAATAAATTACAAGAATCATTCATCAGCAAAAGAAATGTCCCAAGAATTAAAGCGGGTATCACCTGAAGGAATAGATATATACTATGACAATGTAGGTGGTTATATCACCGATGCTGTTTTTGAACATATTAATATCAATGCTCGAATAGTTATTTGTGGACAAATATCCCAATACTCAGGTGGATTAGATACACCAGAAATGGGCCCAAGATTTCTGCATAAAATATTATACAAAAGAGCAACTATTACAGGAGTGCTTGCAAGAGATTATAATAATAGAATGGAAGAATTACTCCTAGAAATGACACCTTGGGTACAAAATGGTTTAATACAATATCAGGAAACTATTATACAAGGGTTTGAAAAACTACCTGAAGCATTAAATATGCTATTTCTTGGTAAAAATAAAGGAAAACTGATTGTAAAAATTTAA
- a CDS encoding aspartate/glutamate racemase family protein, whose translation MKTIGLIGGMSWESSAVYYELINKKIKDELGGFHSAKSIMVSVDFAEIEKLQRKDDWNGLTKYMIKSAKQLENAGADLIILCTNTMHLCSEEIVKNITIPFLHIADATGKKIKSKGLQKLALLGTKFTMERDFYRTIHKKYGIDVIIPDVDDRELIHKVIYEELVLGNIQSNSREVYKRIIKDLENKGAEGVILGCTEIPLLIKQEDVDIPIFNTTKIHAERAVEIALKN comes from the coding sequence ATGAAAACTATTGGATTAATTGGAGGTATGAGTTGGGAATCCTCTGCGGTTTATTATGAATTGATAAACAAAAAAATAAAGGATGAACTAGGCGGTTTTCATTCTGCAAAATCTATTATGGTTTCTGTTGATTTTGCAGAAATTGAAAAATTACAAAGAAAAGATGACTGGAATGGCTTAACTAAATACATGATCAAATCTGCAAAACAACTAGAAAATGCCGGAGCAGATTTAATAATTCTTTGTACTAATACAATGCACTTGTGTAGTGAAGAAATTGTTAAAAACATAACGATTCCCTTTCTACATATTGCGGATGCTACAGGAAAAAAAATTAAATCCAAAGGATTGCAAAAACTTGCACTTTTAGGTACTAAGTTCACCATGGAAAGAGATTTTTATAGAACAATTCATAAAAAATATGGAATTGATGTTATAATTCCAGATGTCGATGATAGAGAACTTATACATAAGGTTATTTATGAGGAATTAGTCCTTGGAAATATTCAAAGTAATTCAAGAGAAGTATATAAGCGTATCATAAAAGATCTAGAAAACAAAGGAGCAGAAGGTGTTATTCTTGGCTGCACCGAAATACCTTTATTAATAAAACAAGAAGACGTAGATATTCCAATATTCAATACTACAAAGATTCATGCAGAAAGAGCTGTAGAAATTGCATTAAAGAATTAA
- a CDS encoding PhzF family phenazine biosynthesis protein: protein MKIPIYQIDAFTQKLFGGNPAAICHLPHWLDDQTLLNIAVENNLAETGYFVKKEDIYEIRWFMPYAEIDLCGHATLASAYVIFNYIDTAISEVAFSSKSGILKAKREDNGSITLDFPSRPPQPIDIPKEVFEAFQSKPLKAFAGRDLIITVGSEDEVLAEEPKLELLKGLPYLCTIITTEGKNSDFVSRVFDANPEIPLEDPVTGSAHSALVPFWAEKLGKTKLLAKQLSKRGGELDCKLEGDRVFLSGYSVPYLVGEIKI, encoded by the coding sequence ATGAAAATTCCAATATATCAGATTGATGCCTTTACCCAAAAACTGTTCGGAGGAAATCCAGCGGCTATATGTCATTTACCTCATTGGTTAGATGACCAAACTTTGTTAAACATTGCGGTTGAAAATAATTTAGCAGAAACGGGTTATTTCGTAAAAAAAGAGGATATCTATGAAATTAGATGGTTTATGCCCTATGCAGAAATCGATTTATGTGGTCATGCAACTTTAGCTTCTGCATATGTCATTTTTAATTATATTGACACTGCAATTAGTGAAGTAGCATTTTCTTCTAAAAGTGGTATCCTAAAAGCTAAAAGAGAAGATAACGGGTCTATTACATTAGATTTTCCTTCTCGACCTCCACAACCTATTGATATTCCGAAAGAAGTATTTGAAGCTTTCCAATCCAAACCGTTAAAAGCTTTTGCGGGACGAGATCTAATTATCACTGTTGGTTCTGAAGATGAAGTATTAGCAGAAGAACCCAAGTTAGAGCTTCTGAAAGGACTCCCCTATTTATGTACCATAATCACTACTGAAGGTAAAAATTCGGATTTTGTATCTAGAGTATTCGATGCCAATCCTGAAATCCCTCTAGAAGATCCCGTGACTGGATCCGCACATTCTGCTTTAGTACCTTTTTGGGCAGAAAAACTAGGTAAAACAAAACTACTAGCCAAACAATTATCAAAAAGAGGTGGTGAGTTAGATTGTAAATTAGAGGGAGATCGTGTTTTTCTTAGCGGATATTCAGTTCCTTATTTAGTTGGTGAAATAAAAATATAA
- a CDS encoding short chain dehydrogenase, which produces MKILIIGSTGTIGKSIYESLQEHHQVYGAHRNSPSYPIDITNQESIRQLFEKLPKLDAVINAAGTASWKSLYDLKEEDYYLGIKSKLMGQVNLVHIAKDYMNDHGSITLTTGILAEHYEPNAVALSLVNGAIHSFVNAASKELNRGIRLNTVAPGAISGDFPKDKKFAGYFPVEIEDVVKIYEYSLNTTNSGQILKIY; this is translated from the coding sequence ATGAAGATATTAATAATAGGATCTACAGGGACAATCGGCAAATCTATCTACGAATCCCTACAAGAACATCACCAGGTATATGGTGCACATAGAAACAGTCCCTCCTATCCCATTGACATTACCAATCAAGAATCAATCAGACAACTATTCGAAAAATTACCTAAACTAGATGCCGTTATAAATGCAGCTGGTACAGCATCCTGGAAATCACTATATGATCTTAAAGAAGAGGATTATTATCTCGGAATAAAAAGTAAATTAATGGGACAAGTAAACTTAGTACACATAGCAAAAGACTATATGAATGATCACGGCTCAATCACCCTAACTACAGGTATTTTAGCAGAACATTACGAACCTAACGCGGTAGCATTATCTTTAGTAAATGGTGCTATTCATAGTTTTGTTAATGCAGCTTCAAAAGAATTAAACAGAGGCATTCGTTTAAATACAGTAGCACCAGGAGCTATATCAGGTGACTTTCCTAAAGACAAGAAATTTGCAGGCTATTTTCCCGTAGAAATTGAAGATGTCGTGAAAATATATGAATACTCTTTGAATACAACTAATAGTGGACAAATTCTAAAAATATATTAA
- a CDS encoding helix-turn-helix transcriptional regulator, translating into MNKEQVLEINKALANLTRLEILNWLKDPESNFPPHSELGHFDFGVCGQFIKEKSGLSQPTISHYLAIMNKAGLLTPTRHGKWTYFKRNEKIIQQYIDEIKDNL; encoded by the coding sequence GTGAATAAGGAACAAGTACTAGAAATAAATAAAGCATTAGCTAATTTAACGAGATTAGAAATTTTGAATTGGTTAAAAGATCCTGAATCTAATTTTCCTCCCCATTCAGAACTCGGTCATTTTGATTTTGGCGTATGTGGTCAATTTATTAAAGAAAAATCAGGTTTATCACAACCTACTATTTCTCACTACTTGGCTATTATGAATAAAGCAGGTTTATTAACTCCAACTAGACATGGGAAATGGACTTATTTCAAAAGAAATGAAAAAATTATACAACAATACATTGATGAAATAAAAGATAATTTATAA